The following are from one region of the Streptomyces tuirus genome:
- a CDS encoding enoyl-CoA hydratase/isomerase family protein yields MRSVLVRADRDSGVAVVTLNRPERLNAVDLAMAGELASTWHELRFGDAVRAIVLTGAGERAFCTGIDRDAVVPQPDSPYAQDDPLLGIGPKANDLWKPVVAAVRGMACGGAFYLLGEAEFLVADTTATFFDPHTTYGMVSAYESVLMAQRMPYGEVARMALMGTAERISARRAYEVGLVSELVAEGEALRAAVSCAAVLAGYPTEAVQGTVRALWAASEAGRSQGVAQAPHLIALGNATGERQARLFGERSREYRLRD; encoded by the coding sequence ATGAGGAGCGTCCTCGTGCGGGCCGACCGGGACAGCGGGGTCGCCGTGGTGACGCTCAACCGGCCCGAGCGGCTCAACGCCGTCGACCTCGCCATGGCCGGCGAACTGGCCTCAACCTGGCACGAGTTGCGGTTCGGCGACGCCGTGCGCGCGATCGTCCTCACCGGGGCCGGTGAGCGGGCCTTCTGCACCGGCATCGACCGGGACGCCGTCGTGCCGCAGCCGGACTCGCCGTACGCGCAGGACGATCCGCTGCTCGGCATCGGCCCCAAGGCGAACGACCTGTGGAAACCGGTCGTCGCCGCGGTGCGCGGCATGGCCTGCGGGGGCGCCTTCTACCTGCTGGGCGAGGCCGAGTTCCTCGTCGCGGACACCACCGCCACCTTCTTCGACCCGCACACCACCTACGGCATGGTCAGCGCCTACGAGTCGGTGCTGATGGCGCAGCGCATGCCGTACGGGGAGGTCGCGCGGATGGCGTTGATGGGGACGGCGGAACGGATCTCGGCCCGGCGGGCCTACGAGGTCGGGCTGGTGTCGGAACTCGTGGCGGAGGGCGAGGCGTTGAGGGCGGCGGTCTCGTGCGCCGCGGTTCTCGCCGGGTATCCGACCGAGGCCGTCCAGGGCACCGTACGGGCGCTGTGGGCGGCGAGCGAGGCGGGGCGCTCGCAGGGGGTCGCGCAGGCGCCGCACCTCATCGCACTCGGGAACGCGACGGGCGAGCGGCAGGCCCGGTTGTTCGGGGAGCGGTCGCGGGAGTACCGGTTGCGCGACTGA
- a CDS encoding FadD3 family acyl-CoA ligase, translating to MRANTAWESVPDLVTTAAERYADVEAVVEGRTRVTYAELGARVERAAAACLATGAEPGDRVAIWAPNSLDWIVAALGAVSAGAVLVPLNTRFKGAEAADVLRRSGARLLFVTGTFLGTSYVASLRRAAGDGPGTGPLPGLPALKHAVVLSEDAPAGFLTWKDFLAGGEGVGTADVRDRSAAVQGSWPSDIIFTSGTTGRPKGAVITHDQTLRAYDIWGDLAGLTRGDRYLIVNPFFHTFGYKAGVIACLMRGATMIPQPVSGVNTVLANIAAERVSVLPGPPTLLQSLLDHPARDTHDLSALRLVVTGAAVVPLRLVERLRTELGIGTVLTAYGLSEASGIVTMCRRGDDSTVIASTSGRAVPGTRIRVVDPEGRSVEPGVPGEVLVRGFTVMSGYYEDEQATAEVLTPDGWLRTGDIGVLDAAGNLRITDRLKDMFIVGGFNAYPAEIEQLLGLHPDVADVAVIGVPDARLGEVGRAYVVRRPGALLTADDLIAWSRREMANYKVPRTVEFVAELPRNASGKVVKGALRARVTG from the coding sequence GTGCGGGCGAATACGGCATGGGAAAGCGTTCCGGACCTGGTCACGACGGCGGCCGAGCGCTATGCGGACGTCGAGGCGGTCGTCGAGGGCCGCACCCGCGTCACCTACGCGGAACTCGGCGCACGCGTGGAGCGCGCCGCGGCTGCCTGCCTGGCCACCGGCGCCGAACCGGGCGACCGGGTCGCCATCTGGGCCCCCAACTCCCTCGACTGGATCGTCGCGGCCCTGGGCGCGGTGTCGGCGGGCGCCGTGCTCGTGCCGCTGAACACCCGGTTCAAGGGCGCCGAAGCCGCGGACGTGCTGCGCCGCAGCGGCGCCCGACTGCTGTTCGTGACGGGCACGTTCCTCGGCACGTCGTACGTGGCGTCCCTGCGCAGGGCCGCAGGCGACGGCCCGGGCACCGGCCCCCTGCCCGGCCTGCCCGCCCTGAAGCACGCGGTCGTCCTCTCGGAGGACGCCCCGGCCGGCTTCCTGACCTGGAAGGACTTCCTGGCCGGAGGAGAGGGCGTGGGAACGGCGGACGTACGCGACCGGTCCGCGGCCGTACAGGGCTCCTGGCCCTCGGACATCATCTTCACCTCGGGCACGACCGGCCGCCCCAAGGGCGCGGTCATCACCCACGACCAGACGCTGCGTGCCTACGACATCTGGGGCGACCTCGCGGGCCTCACCCGGGGCGACCGCTATCTGATCGTCAACCCCTTCTTCCACACCTTCGGCTACAAGGCCGGGGTGATCGCCTGCCTCATGCGGGGCGCCACGATGATCCCCCAGCCGGTGTCCGGCGTGAACACGGTCCTGGCCAACATCGCCGCCGAGCGGGTCTCCGTACTCCCCGGCCCCCCGACCCTCCTGCAGTCCCTCCTTGACCACCCCGCACGCGACACCCACGACCTCTCGGCCCTCCGCCTGGTCGTGACGGGAGCGGCGGTGGTGCCGCTGCGCCTGGTCGAGCGCCTGCGCACCGAACTCGGCATCGGCACGGTCCTGACGGCCTACGGCCTCTCCGAGGCGAGCGGCATCGTCACGATGTGCCGGCGCGGCGACGACTCGACGGTCATCGCCTCCACGTCGGGCCGCGCCGTCCCCGGCACCCGGATCCGGGTCGTGGACCCCGAGGGCCGGTCCGTGGAACCCGGCGTGCCCGGCGAGGTCCTGGTACGCGGCTTCACCGTCATGTCCGGCTACTACGAGGACGAGCAGGCCACCGCCGAGGTGCTGACCCCCGACGGCTGGCTGCGCACCGGTGACATCGGCGTCCTGGACGCGGCGGGCAACCTGCGCATCACCGACCGCCTCAAGGACATGTTCATCGTCGGCGGCTTCAACGCCTACCCCGCGGAGATAGAGCAGCTCCTGGGCCTGCACCCGGACGTGGCCGACGTGGCGGTGATCGGCGTACCGGACGCCCGGCTCGGCGAGGTCGGCCGGGCCTACGTCGTACGACGCCCCGGCGCCCTGCTGACCGCCGACGACCTGATCGCCTGGTCCCGCAGGGAGATGGCGAACTACAAGGTCCCGAGAACGGTGGAGTTCGTCGCCGAGCTGCCGCGCAATGCGAGCGGGAAGGTGGTGAAGGGCGCCCTGCGGGCCCGGGTCACCGGCTGA
- a CDS encoding lipid-transfer protein → MAAGSGGLKDATALVGIGQTPFAKRLPEDERTLACRAVLAALDDAGITPGEVDALASYTMEETDEVELAKACGFGDLTFFSKVGFGGGGSCATVAHLAAAITAGQASVGVAWRSRKRGSGPRPWTDTTVQLPTPAQWTRPYGLLRPADEIAMLTRRYLHEYGATRDHLFNVALACRNRANQNPAAIMYDRPLTREMYMASRWISEPLCLFDNCLETDGALACVVVSAERARDCRRTPVYVHSVAQSLPAQHHGMVNYWNDDPLTGPAWSAARHLWKHSDLAPEDVDVAQIYDAFTPLVLLSLEGYGFCGRGEGGAFTEGGALETGGLLPVNTGGGGLSEAYVHGFNLINEGVRQLRGTSTAQVPGASACLVTAGEGVPTSALLLRS, encoded by the coding sequence ATGGCAGCAGGATCGGGCGGCCTCAAGGACGCCACCGCTCTCGTCGGCATAGGCCAGACGCCCTTCGCCAAGCGGCTCCCGGAGGACGAACGCACCCTGGCCTGCCGGGCCGTCCTGGCCGCTCTCGACGACGCCGGGATCACGCCCGGCGAGGTCGACGCCCTCGCCTCCTACACCATGGAGGAGACGGACGAGGTGGAGCTGGCGAAGGCCTGCGGCTTCGGCGACCTCACCTTCTTCAGCAAGGTCGGCTTCGGCGGCGGGGGTTCATGCGCCACCGTCGCCCATCTCGCCGCCGCCATCACGGCCGGGCAGGCGAGCGTCGGGGTCGCCTGGCGGTCCCGGAAGAGGGGCAGCGGCCCCCGGCCCTGGACCGACACCACCGTCCAGCTCCCGACCCCGGCCCAGTGGACCCGCCCGTACGGGCTGCTCAGGCCCGCCGACGAGATCGCGATGCTCACCCGCCGCTACCTGCACGAGTACGGCGCCACCCGCGACCACCTCTTCAACGTCGCCCTCGCCTGCCGCAACCGGGCCAACCAGAACCCCGCCGCGATCATGTACGACCGCCCCCTGACCCGCGAGATGTACATGGCCTCCCGCTGGATCAGCGAGCCGCTGTGCCTGTTCGACAACTGCCTGGAGACGGACGGGGCGCTGGCCTGTGTGGTCGTCTCCGCCGAGCGCGCCCGCGACTGCCGCCGCACACCCGTCTACGTCCACTCCGTCGCCCAGTCGCTGCCCGCCCAGCACCACGGCATGGTCAACTACTGGAACGACGACCCCCTCACCGGCCCCGCCTGGAGCGCCGCCCGGCATCTGTGGAAGCACTCCGACCTGGCCCCCGAGGACGTCGACGTCGCCCAGATCTACGACGCCTTCACGCCCCTGGTCCTGCTCTCCCTGGAGGGCTACGGCTTCTGCGGGCGCGGTGAGGGCGGGGCGTTCACCGAGGGCGGGGCGCTGGAGACCGGCGGGCTGCTGCCGGTGAACACCGGCGGGGGCGGGCTGTCCGAGGCCTATGTGCACGGCTTCAACCTGATCAACGAGGGGGTCAGACAGCTGCGCGGGACCAGTACCGCGCAGGTGCCGGGCGCCTCCGCCTGTCTGGTCACGGCCGGGGAAGGGGTCCCGACCTCCGCCCTGCTGCTGAGGAGTTGA
- a CDS encoding outer membrane protein assembly factor BamB family protein, with protein sequence MVDQLTQHDPRRIGPFEVLGRLGAGGMGLVYLARSASGRRVAIKTVRTELAEDQLFRVRFTREVEAARAVSGFYTAAVVDADPRAAVPWLATAYVPAPSLEEIVNDCGPLPAQAVRWLAAGVAEALQSIHGAGLVHRDLKPSNVLVVEDGPRVIDFGIASGVSNTRLTMTNVAVGTPAYMSPEQAKDSRSVTGASDVFSLGSMLVFAATGHPPFHGANPVETVFMLLREGPDLEGLPDELRPLIESCMQMEATARPNPADLQSQLAPHLFGSGSDDSGTASAWLPERAVSLIESRRNGRPAGKPAPGAARGGGGRPAPGPAPIPPPPSHDPVVPVPVPAPAGGPDTGPVRLAGVPVPIGPGPRVADVRAAAVAAPRPEAALAASWSKPRPGVNGTDPAVGPAVTTPPAPAAPPEQAGGWRPWRFRMSNDVWGTPSVADDLVYVTSFEVHALDVATGRRRFKTRDVAWSMAVADGRIHASDGPTLFALDAREGADLWRLQTDAWVYSLQAGRGTVVTGTRGGGVQGWEATGGQKLWEITGCQSDFESPEAGPALHDGTVYVWQDARLRALDARTGEERWSYPIGDAASCGGVPIRLTQATDGYVYVCAGTRVLALDVAAGHVKWHFEAPAVFLSPPTFVPGPAVTGGGIYLADYLGTVYALDATDGRDRWRIATESRSSVDPVLVAAGHVHVGSGKGLYTLDAVTGTPKWRFQAGGDIVGAPSVAEGRIHFGSTDHLLYTLKADDGRLRWKLATGGEITGSPVVRDGVVYACSKDRCVYALDAEKGTGTARTA encoded by the coding sequence GTGGTGGATCAGCTGACGCAGCACGATCCGCGGCGGATCGGGCCGTTCGAGGTGCTGGGACGGCTGGGTGCCGGCGGCATGGGGCTGGTCTATCTCGCGCGTTCGGCGTCCGGCCGGCGCGTGGCGATCAAGACCGTCCGGACGGAGCTGGCCGAGGACCAGCTGTTCCGGGTCCGCTTCACGCGTGAGGTGGAGGCGGCCCGCGCCGTCTCCGGCTTCTACACGGCCGCGGTCGTGGACGCCGACCCGCGCGCCGCCGTGCCGTGGCTGGCCACCGCGTACGTCCCCGCGCCCTCCCTCGAGGAGATAGTGAACGACTGCGGCCCCCTGCCGGCCCAGGCGGTGCGCTGGCTGGCGGCGGGCGTGGCCGAGGCGCTCCAGTCCATCCACGGCGCGGGGCTGGTGCACCGGGACCTCAAGCCGTCGAACGTCCTCGTCGTCGAGGACGGCCCCCGGGTGATCGACTTCGGTATCGCGTCGGGCGTGTCGAACACACGTCTGACGATGACCAACGTCGCCGTCGGCACCCCCGCCTACATGTCGCCCGAGCAGGCCAAGGACTCCCGCAGCGTCACCGGCGCCAGCGACGTCTTCTCCCTCGGCTCGATGCTGGTGTTCGCCGCCACCGGGCACCCGCCCTTCCACGGCGCCAACCCGGTCGAGACGGTCTTCATGCTGCTGCGCGAGGGCCCGGACCTGGAGGGCCTCCCGGACGAACTGCGTCCGCTCATCGAGTCCTGTATGCAGATGGAGGCGACGGCCCGCCCCAACCCGGCCGACCTCCAGTCCCAGCTGGCCCCGCATCTCTTCGGCTCCGGCTCCGACGACAGCGGTACGGCCTCCGCGTGGCTGCCCGAGCGGGCCGTGAGCCTGATCGAGTCCCGCCGCAACGGCCGGCCGGCCGGCAAGCCCGCCCCCGGCGCGGCCCGCGGCGGCGGCGGACGCCCCGCCCCCGGCCCCGCGCCCATCCCGCCCCCGCCCTCGCACGACCCCGTCGTCCCGGTGCCCGTACCGGCCCCGGCCGGCGGCCCCGACACCGGCCCGGTCCGCCTGGCCGGCGTCCCGGTGCCGATCGGCCCGGGCCCGCGCGTCGCCGACGTGCGCGCCGCCGCCGTCGCCGCGCCCCGGCCGGAGGCCGCCCTCGCCGCCTCCTGGTCCAAGCCCCGCCCCGGTGTCAACGGCACCGACCCCGCCGTGGGCCCCGCCGTCACCACCCCTCCGGCCCCGGCCGCGCCGCCGGAGCAGGCCGGGGGCTGGCGGCCCTGGCGCTTCCGCATGTCCAACGACGTCTGGGGCACGCCCTCCGTCGCCGACGACCTGGTCTACGTCACCTCCTTCGAGGTGCACGCGCTGGACGTCGCCACCGGCCGCCGCCGCTTCAAGACCCGGGACGTCGCCTGGTCCATGGCGGTCGCGGACGGCCGGATCCACGCCTCCGACGGGCCCACCCTGTTCGCCCTCGACGCCCGTGAGGGCGCCGACCTGTGGCGGCTCCAGACGGACGCCTGGGTCTACTCGCTCCAGGCCGGGCGCGGCACCGTCGTCACCGGCACCCGCGGCGGCGGCGTCCAGGGCTGGGAGGCCACCGGCGGCCAGAAGCTCTGGGAGATCACCGGCTGCCAGTCCGACTTCGAGTCCCCCGAGGCCGGGCCCGCCCTGCACGACGGCACGGTCTACGTGTGGCAGGACGCCCGGCTGCGCGCCCTGGACGCCCGCACCGGCGAGGAGCGCTGGTCGTACCCGATCGGCGACGCGGCCTCCTGCGGCGGCGTGCCGATCCGGCTCACCCAGGCCACCGACGGCTACGTCTACGTCTGCGCCGGCACCCGCGTCCTCGCCCTGGACGTGGCCGCCGGGCACGTGAAGTGGCACTTCGAGGCCCCGGCCGTGTTCCTCAGCCCGCCCACGTTCGTCCCCGGCCCTGCCGTCACCGGCGGCGGCATCTACCTCGCCGACTACCTCGGCACCGTCTACGCCCTCGACGCCACCGACGGCCGCGACCGCTGGCGCATCGCCACCGAGTCCCGCTCCTCCGTCGACCCCGTCCTGGTCGCCGCCGGCCACGTCCACGTGGGCAGCGGGAAGGGCCTCTACACCCTCGACGCGGTCACCGGCACGCCCAAGTGGCGCTTCCAGGCAGGCGGCGACATCGTCGGCGCCCCCTCGGTGGCCGAGGGCCGGATCCACTTCGGCTCCACCGACCACCTGCTCTACACCCTGAAGGCCGACGACGGCCGGCTGCGCTGGAAACTCGCCACCGGCGGCGAGATCACCGGCTCCCCGGTCGTCCGGGACGGGGTGGTGTACGCGTGCAGCAAGGACCGCTGTGTGTACGCGCTGGACGCGGAGAAGGGCACGGGCACGGCGCGCACCGCCTGA
- a CDS encoding Zn-ribbon domain-containing OB-fold protein, which yields MLRPVPDTDGAPFWEYAAQGELRVQACAACGELRFPPRPCCPHCQSFESAWRPMSGRGRVWSYVVAHPPLLPDYAARAPYDVVVVELAEAPRIRLVGNLVGGAGEPLGSLPPESVRIGARVQAVFHDGLVQWVPERP from the coding sequence ATGCTGCGTCCCGTGCCCGACACCGACGGCGCCCCCTTCTGGGAGTACGCCGCCCAGGGTGAACTGCGCGTCCAGGCCTGCGCCGCGTGCGGAGAGCTCCGCTTCCCGCCCCGGCCCTGCTGCCCGCACTGCCAGTCCTTCGAGAGCGCGTGGCGTCCGATGTCCGGCCGGGGCCGGGTCTGGTCGTACGTCGTCGCCCATCCGCCGCTGCTGCCCGACTACGCGGCGCGGGCGCCGTACGACGTGGTCGTCGTCGAGCTGGCCGAGGCGCCTCGCATCCGGCTGGTGGGGAACCTGGTCGGGGGGGCCGGGGAGCCGCTCGGCTCCCTGCCGCCGGAGAGCGTGCGCATCGGGGCCCGGGTGCAGGCCGTCTTCCACGACGGCCTCGTCCAGTGGGTTCCGGAGCGGCCATGA